One part of the Deltaproteobacteria bacterium genome encodes these proteins:
- a CDS encoding alkaline phosphatase family protein produces MNTSVSDAHGRVLLAWISGLGAACALAIPLQLAAVARLSGGRRESSFALGLLWVAIVGIALAATASIESGAVRWLIRAAIAAGAAFAVTRVRRELPRALEAVLALSVVALALALNARAVARIDANSIPVTTSAPPAREASEHPLVVIGLDGLEWDKLNAGIAAGTLANFQRVVERSLRSHLETFEPTWSPIIWNTISTGQYAQRHHILHFAEQRFPGMRCGAQRLRSDSALTPEFGGLRRLFTLAYDAGLMQELPITGCNRKVPAFWDMVSAAGGSVAVVNWWASWPAYPVRGQLVSDNNPARAAYQNTEGHGNLEDIGITEPPELLDRLSKLQVALPSEAEMLAGDLFRDLTPEAKAKLVGVGEQMTVLPIIVRSDEFMFRATRDLIASERPQLAVMYATGVDNLSHRKVLGPTVIDRYYERVDALLGELLAATPQDARILIVSDHGWVYTDAGYGHAEAPPGVFMLSGPDITAGELGRLPHVRDVAPTVLALLGLPPSADMPGRAIEEALPAGVAARWSQRKPHAYASLDGAAIERAGSAELQDETIERLRALGYVE; encoded by the coding sequence GCAGCTGGCCGCGGTCGCGCGCCTCTCGGGCGGCCGGCGCGAGAGCTCGTTCGCGCTCGGCCTGCTCTGGGTCGCGATCGTCGGCATTGCGCTGGCGGCGACCGCGTCGATCGAATCGGGAGCCGTGCGCTGGCTGATTCGCGCAGCCATCGCTGCTGGCGCGGCGTTCGCGGTCACGCGCGTGCGCCGCGAGCTGCCGCGCGCGCTCGAAGCCGTGCTCGCACTCAGTGTCGTCGCGCTCGCGCTCGCGCTGAACGCGCGCGCGGTGGCGCGCATCGACGCGAACTCGATCCCGGTCACGACGTCGGCACCTCCCGCGCGGGAAGCGAGCGAACACCCGCTCGTGGTGATCGGCCTCGACGGGCTCGAGTGGGACAAGCTGAACGCGGGCATCGCGGCGGGCACGCTGGCGAACTTTCAGCGCGTGGTGGAGCGCTCGCTGCGATCGCACCTCGAGACGTTCGAGCCCACCTGGTCACCGATCATCTGGAACACGATCTCGACCGGGCAGTACGCGCAGCGCCACCACATCCTGCACTTCGCCGAGCAGCGGTTCCCCGGCATGCGCTGCGGCGCGCAGCGGCTGCGCTCGGACTCGGCGCTCACGCCCGAGTTCGGCGGTCTGCGACGCCTGTTCACGCTCGCCTACGACGCGGGCTTGATGCAGGAGCTGCCGATCACGGGCTGCAACCGCAAGGTGCCCGCGTTCTGGGACATGGTCTCCGCGGCGGGCGGCAGCGTCGCGGTCGTGAACTGGTGGGCGAGCTGGCCGGCGTATCCGGTTCGCGGCCAGCTCGTTTCGGACAACAACCCGGCGCGCGCCGCCTATCAGAACACCGAGGGCCACGGGAATCTCGAGGACATCGGCATCACCGAGCCGCCCGAGCTGCTGGATCGGCTCAGCAAGCTCCAGGTCGCGTTGCCGAGCGAGGCCGAGATGCTCGCCGGCGATCTGTTTCGCGACTTGACGCCGGAGGCGAAGGCGAAGCTCGTGGGGGTCGGCGAGCAGATGACGGTGCTCCCGATCATCGTGCGCTCGGACGAGTTCATGTTCCGCGCGACGCGCGACTTGATCGCGAGCGAGCGCCCGCAGCTCGCGGTGATGTACGCGACCGGCGTCGACAACCTGAGCCACCGCAAGGTGCTCGGCCCCACGGTGATCGACCGCTACTACGAGCGCGTGGACGCCTTGTTAGGGGAGCTGCTCGCGGCGACGCCGCAGGACGCGCGCATTCTGATCGTGTCGGATCACGGCTGGGTCTACACCGATGCCGGCTACGGCCACGCGGAAGCGCCCCCCGGCGTGTTCATGCTCTCCGGCCCGGACATCACGGCGGGCGAGCTGGGTCGGCTTCCTCACGTGCGCGACGTCGCGCCCACCGTGCTCGCGCTGCTCGGCCTTCCGCCGAGCGCCGACATGCCGGGTCGCGCGATCGAAGAGGCGCTGCCCGCGGGCGTCGCCGCGCGCTGGTCGCAGCGCAAGCCGCACGCCTACGCGTCGCTTGACGGCGCTGCGATCGAGCGCGCGGGCAGCGCGGAGCTGCAGGACGAGACGATCGAGCGGCTGCGCGCGCTCGGCTACGTCGAGTAG
- a CDS encoding beta-lactamase family protein: MDLARPEEVGLSSARLARIEEHLERRYLADKKIAGALTLVQRRGRIAYLKAQGLADRERGVPMRDDTIFRIYSMSKPVTSVALMTLYERGAFQLEDPVHRFIPAWRDLRVFDGGNHPTFATRPCERAMSVRDLFTHMSGLTYGFMERTNVDRAYRRLGIGERDKSLDEMIATLAKLPLEFSPGTRWNYSVSTDVLGHLIDRISGKRLDVFLREEIFEPLGMVDTAFFVPAEKLDRFSTNYTRMPDKSLRVEDDRMKSIFAEPPAFLSGGGGLVSTARDYARFCQMLLNGGALGGARILGRKTIELMSMNHLPEGRDITRMNVGGQFSQIAYDGVGFGLGFSVTMDLAKAQTIGSAGEYAWGGAASTAFWVDPKEDLAVIFMVQLMPSGTFNFRGQLKSIVYPAIVD, encoded by the coding sequence ATGGACCTCGCACGCCCCGAAGAAGTCGGACTCTCCTCGGCACGCCTCGCGCGCATCGAGGAGCATCTTGAGCGGCGCTATCTCGCGGACAAGAAGATCGCGGGCGCGCTCACGCTCGTGCAGCGGCGCGGGCGCATCGCGTACCTGAAGGCGCAGGGCCTCGCGGACCGCGAGCGCGGCGTGCCGATGCGCGACGACACGATCTTCCGCATCTACTCCATGTCGAAGCCGGTCACGAGCGTCGCCCTGATGACGCTCTACGAGCGCGGCGCGTTCCAACTCGAAGATCCGGTGCACCGCTTCATCCCCGCGTGGCGCGACCTGCGCGTGTTCGACGGTGGCAATCACCCCACCTTCGCAACTCGCCCGTGCGAGCGCGCGATGAGCGTGCGCGACCTGTTCACGCACATGTCGGGGCTCACGTACGGCTTCATGGAGCGCACCAACGTCGACCGCGCGTATCGGCGGCTCGGCATCGGCGAGCGCGACAAGTCGCTCGACGAGATGATCGCCACGCTCGCGAAGCTGCCGCTCGAGTTCTCGCCGGGCACGCGCTGGAACTACTCGGTCTCGACCGACGTGTTAGGGCACCTGATCGATCGCATCTCCGGCAAACGCCTCGACGTGTTCCTGCGCGAGGAGATCTTCGAGCCCCTCGGCATGGTCGACACCGCGTTCTTCGTGCCGGCGGAGAAGCTCGATCGCTTCAGCACGAACTACACGCGCATGCCGGACAAGTCGCTGCGCGTGGAAGACGACCGCATGAAGAGCATCTTCGCCGAGCCGCCCGCGTTCCTCTCGGGCGGCGGCGGGCTCGTCTCGACCGCGCGCGACTACGCGCGCTTCTGCCAGATGCTGCTGAACGGCGGCGCGCTGGGCGGCGCGCGCATCCTCGGCCGCAAGACGATCGAGCTGATGTCGATGAACCACCTGCCCGAGGGCCGCGACATCACGCGGATGAACGTCGGCGGTCAGTTCAGCCAGATCGCCTACGACGGCGTCGGCTTCGGCCTCGGCTTCTCCGTGACGATGGACCTCGCCAAGGCGCAGACCATCGGCTCCGCGGGCGAATACGCCTGGGGCGGCGCAGCGAGCACCGCGTTCTGGGTCGACCCCAAGGAAGACCTCGCCGTGATCTTCATGGTGCAGCTGATGCCGAGCGGCACGTTCAACTTCCGCGGGCAGCTGAAGAGCATCGTGTATCCAGCGATCGTGGATTGA
- a CDS encoding DUF1330 domain-containing protein, with protein sequence MTPIRERYGGRFEHDFAIARVLQSSASERINRVFAHSFPDAEKRAAFYADPAYQRVRAAHFEPAVASTHRLALFVAT encoded by the coding sequence ATGACGCCGATCCGCGAGCGCTACGGCGGCCGCTTCGAGCACGACTTCGCGATCGCGCGCGTGCTGCAGTCGAGCGCGAGCGAGCGCATCAACCGCGTCTTCGCGCACTCGTTCCCTGACGCGGAGAAGCGCGCCGCGTTCTACGCGGACCCCGCGTATCAACGCGTGCGTGCGGCGCACTTCGAGCCCGCGGTCGCGAGCACGCATCGGCTCGCGCTGTTCGTCGCAACGTAA
- a CDS encoding VOC family protein: protein MLTSFLQRPIFQYAWVVNDLDAGARRWAELFGAGPFFTARRHKAEGYFRYRGKPEECELSYAFAYCGPVQIQLIQLHDETPSIFREMFKPGEEGFHHVGILSENFAADKQHFLDRGLDLAVEMWSGADVCYFDARKQIGCFVEMHGDSKIIREIFSGWQTAHEGWDGRDPVREPNGPRIEKRK, encoded by the coding sequence ATGCTCACGAGCTTCTTGCAGCGCCCCATCTTTCAGTACGCCTGGGTGGTGAACGACCTCGACGCCGGCGCGAGGCGCTGGGCCGAGCTGTTCGGCGCGGGCCCGTTCTTCACTGCGCGCCGCCACAAGGCGGAGGGCTACTTCCGTTATCGCGGCAAGCCCGAGGAGTGCGAGCTCTCCTACGCCTTCGCCTACTGCGGGCCCGTGCAGATCCAGCTCATTCAGCTGCACGACGAAACGCCGTCGATCTTCCGCGAGATGTTCAAGCCCGGCGAGGAGGGCTTCCATCACGTCGGCATCCTCAGCGAGAACTTCGCCGCGGACAAGCAGCACTTCCTCGATCGCGGCCTCGACCTCGCCGTCGAGATGTGGAGCGGCGCCGACGTTTGTTACTTCGACGCGCGCAAGCAGATCGGCTGCTTCGTCGAGATGCACGGCGACTCGAAGATCATCCGCGAGATCTTCTCGGGTTGGCAGACGGCGCACGAAGGCTGGGACGGGCGCGACCCCGTGCGCGAGCCGAACGGGCCGCGCATCGAGAAGCGGAAGTAG
- a CDS encoding DUF2846 domain-containing protein encodes MTMSKGNAHTLLIAAIAASFACATPSPAPAPAEPAATTTQEEPAAATAEVPTPAPPAFDFESLAGPNQGVVVFFRPRNFMGGAIRFIVREGERELGKLTVGSYFAVAFDAGPHKFTVHSEAKDELHLEVAAGDVYYVQGTITMGVMVGRPNIAPSNAETFDAMRAKLKESPPLR; translated from the coding sequence ATGACGATGAGTAAGGGCAACGCCCACACGCTGCTGATCGCAGCCATTGCAGCGAGCTTTGCGTGCGCAACGCCGAGCCCCGCGCCGGCTCCCGCGGAACCCGCGGCTACAACGACCCAAGAAGAGCCGGCTGCGGCCACGGCGGAAGTGCCTACTCCCGCCCCTCCGGCCTTCGACTTCGAGTCTCTCGCGGGGCCGAACCAAGGGGTGGTGGTGTTCTTCCGCCCGCGCAACTTCATGGGCGGCGCGATTCGATTCATCGTGCGCGAGGGGGAACGCGAACTCGGCAAGCTCACCGTTGGCAGCTACTTCGCCGTTGCGTTCGATGCCGGCCCGCACAAGTTCACCGTTCACTCCGAGGCGAAGGACGAACTTCACCTCGAGGTTGCAGCTGGGGACGTCTACTACGTACAGGGAACGATCACGATGGGCGTGATGGTTGGTCGTCCGAACATCGCGCCCTCCAACGCCGAGACGTTCGACGCGATGCGAGCCAAGCTCAAGGAGTCGCCGCCGCTTCGCTGA
- a CDS encoding acyl-CoA dehydrogenase family protein: MPTGASDPVQRARDLQPLVRAHADEAERERRLPRAVALALAEAGLYRLGAPKEFHGEDSDPMQQIAVIEAISTADGSAGWNLMIGIESFGLIAPAFTTCPELIADPRAIFCSSTAAVGRAERESGGYRVTGQWQFVSGCHNSSAFGGLVLPHENGAPKPGAIPVYAMVEAPHFEILDTWHVGGLRGSGSHDVRLSGVFVPDARIVSPIGATRGDSPFLRFPLGSRLAYNKVGVCLGIARAGIDAFVALAEGKVPRFSSATLRTRGAAHRAVALAEVRVRAARALVFELVAELWERVRMGAHVTTRERALFQIACSDAARGCAEAVDLVCDAAGTTANQLGHPLERIARDVRVVRQHTTVASHHIDDAGRALLGLEPEGLMLRGR, from the coding sequence ATGCCCACCGGCGCCAGCGATCCCGTCCAGCGCGCGCGTGATCTCCAGCCCCTCGTGCGCGCGCACGCAGACGAAGCTGAGCGCGAGCGGCGCCTGCCGCGCGCCGTTGCGCTCGCGCTCGCAGAAGCCGGGCTCTACCGGCTCGGCGCGCCGAAAGAGTTTCACGGCGAAGACTCCGATCCGATGCAGCAGATCGCGGTGATCGAGGCGATCTCTACCGCGGACGGCAGCGCCGGCTGGAACCTGATGATCGGCATCGAGTCGTTCGGGCTGATCGCGCCGGCGTTCACGACTTGCCCGGAGCTGATCGCCGACCCGCGCGCGATCTTCTGCAGCTCGACCGCGGCAGTTGGTCGCGCCGAGCGCGAGAGCGGCGGCTACCGCGTGACGGGCCAGTGGCAGTTCGTGAGCGGGTGCCACAACAGCTCGGCGTTCGGCGGACTCGTGCTGCCACACGAGAACGGCGCGCCGAAGCCCGGCGCGATTCCGGTGTACGCGATGGTCGAAGCGCCGCACTTCGAGATCCTCGATACATGGCATGTGGGCGGCCTGCGCGGCTCAGGCTCACACGACGTGCGGCTCAGCGGCGTCTTCGTGCCGGACGCGCGCATCGTGTCGCCGATCGGCGCGACGCGCGGCGACTCGCCGTTCCTGCGTTTCCCGCTCGGCTCGCGCCTCGCGTACAACAAAGTCGGCGTGTGCCTCGGCATCGCGCGCGCGGGCATCGACGCTTTCGTCGCGCTCGCCGAAGGCAAGGTGCCGCGCTTCAGCTCGGCGACGCTGCGCACGCGCGGCGCCGCGCACCGCGCGGTCGCCCTCGCCGAGGTGCGCGTGCGTGCGGCGCGCGCGCTCGTGTTCGAGCTGGTCGCGGAGCTGTGGGAGCGCGTGCGCATGGGGGCGCACGTCACGACGCGAGAGCGCGCGCTGTTCCAGATCGCGTGCTCGGACGCTGCGCGCGGCTGCGCGGAGGCCGTCGACCTCGTATGCGACGCCGCCGGCACGACCGCGAACCAACTCGGCCATCCGCTCGAGCGCATCGCGCGCGACGTGCGCGTGGTACGCCAGCACACGACGGTCGCCTCGCACCACATCGACGACGCGGGGCGCGCATTGTTGGGGCTCGAGCCCGAGGGGTTGATGCTGCGAGGCCGGTGA
- a CDS encoding FAD-dependent oxidoreductase has product MLLDRVLSPIAINGVVIKNRVVRTAHGTNLGGGALSDDLIAYHEARARGGVGLSMLEASGIHPSGPMTLNAWDDSIIPRYELLMRAVRPHGMRVFSQLNHLGSDLGAPGEKPWSASELVNPNNNAQTHAMTLGEIAAMVEAFAAAARRAVAGGLDGVEVHCAHGYLIQQFLSPHTNRREDAYGGSFENRMRFYLEVLRAVRNAIGPRVPLGTRVGPHNRPGGLNVEEHRAIVERVLREGVVDYLNVSHGSSENPHKIIGAMHEPSGYELAHAAPLTALTTLPRIVTGRFRTLAEAERVLEDGVADLVGMTRAHIADAEIVRKTVSGRASEVRPCIGCNQGCVGGLATGRLGCTVNVAAGRELTLSEDLLERAAQPKRVLVIGGGPAGLEAARIAALRGHRVVLAEASDALGGTLRIARRAPHHESIGDIADWLAREIARLGVDVKLGVRVDAAYVRGFAADAVIVATGALPALTDIPGAQLPHVVAAKDLVASGPVEGMGAHALVYDEVGAYEAIGAAELLAAHGLNVTFATPHSRFAPLMESALVARPARERLEASGRFTLRTRATLRAIERERCLLGTTRGASPQEPVSASVVVTSLAKRPNRALAGEIEALGISAVVVGDACEAGLLPGAIAQGHRAGREI; this is encoded by the coding sequence GTGTTGCTCGATCGCGTCCTCTCCCCCATCGCGATCAACGGCGTCGTCATCAAGAACCGCGTCGTGCGGACGGCACACGGCACGAACCTCGGCGGGGGCGCGCTGAGCGACGATCTCATCGCGTACCACGAAGCCCGCGCGCGCGGCGGCGTCGGGCTGTCGATGCTCGAGGCGTCGGGCATCCATCCTTCGGGCCCGATGACGCTGAACGCATGGGACGACTCGATCATTCCCCGGTACGAGTTGTTGATGCGCGCCGTGCGGCCGCATGGGATGCGCGTCTTCTCACAGCTGAATCATCTCGGGAGTGATCTCGGAGCGCCAGGCGAGAAGCCGTGGTCTGCTTCGGAGCTCGTGAATCCCAACAACAACGCGCAAACCCACGCGATGACCCTCGGCGAGATCGCCGCGATGGTCGAGGCGTTCGCGGCCGCGGCGCGGCGCGCGGTGGCCGGCGGCCTCGATGGCGTCGAGGTGCACTGCGCGCACGGCTACCTGATCCAGCAGTTTCTTTCGCCGCACACGAATCGGCGCGAGGACGCCTACGGCGGCTCGTTCGAGAACCGCATGCGCTTCTACCTCGAAGTGCTGCGCGCGGTGCGCAATGCGATCGGCCCGCGCGTTCCACTCGGCACGCGCGTCGGACCGCACAATCGCCCGGGTGGCCTCAACGTGGAGGAGCACCGCGCGATCGTGGAGCGCGTCCTTCGCGAGGGTGTCGTCGACTACCTGAACGTCTCGCACGGCAGTAGCGAGAACCCGCACAAGATCATCGGCGCGATGCACGAGCCCAGCGGCTACGAGCTCGCACACGCGGCGCCGCTCACCGCCCTGACGACGCTGCCGCGCATCGTGACGGGGCGCTTCCGCACGCTCGCGGAGGCGGAGCGCGTGCTCGAGGACGGCGTCGCGGACTTGGTCGGCATGACGCGCGCGCACATCGCGGACGCCGAGATCGTGCGGAAGACCGTCTCGGGACGCGCGTCCGAGGTGCGGCCGTGCATCGGCTGCAATCAGGGATGTGTCGGCGGCCTCGCGACGGGCCGCCTCGGCTGCACCGTCAACGTCGCTGCCGGGCGCGAGCTCACGCTTTCGGAGGACCTCCTCGAACGCGCAGCGCAGCCCAAGCGCGTGCTCGTGATCGGAGGCGGGCCCGCCGGCTTGGAAGCGGCGCGCATCGCTGCGCTGCGCGGGCATCGCGTCGTGCTCGCGGAGGCGAGCGACGCGCTCGGCGGCACGCTGCGCATCGCGCGGCGCGCACCGCACCACGAGAGCATCGGCGACATCGCGGACTGGCTCGCGCGCGAGATCGCGCGCCTCGGCGTGGACGTGAAGCTCGGCGTTCGCGTCGATGCTGCGTACGTGCGCGGCTTCGCGGCTGACGCGGTGATCGTGGCGACCGGCGCCCTGCCCGCGCTGACCGACATCCCCGGCGCGCAGCTTCCCCACGTCGTCGCGGCGAAGGACCTCGTGGCGAGCGGTCCGGTCGAGGGCATGGGCGCGCACGCGCTCGTGTACGACGAGGTCGGCGCGTACGAAGCGATCGGTGCTGCGGAGCTCCTCGCGGCGCACGGCTTGAACGTCACGTTCGCGACGCCGCACTCGCGCTTCGCGCCGCTGATGGAGAGCGCGCTCGTGGCGCGGCCTGCGCGCGAGCGCCTCGAGGCGAGCGGGCGCTTCACGCTGCGCACGCGCGCGACGCTGCGCGCGATCGAGCGGGAGCGCTGCTTGTTAGGCACTACGCGCGGCGCGAGCCCGCAGGAGCCCGTGAGCGCAAGCGTGGTGGTGACCTCGCTCGCGAAGCGACCCAACCGCGCGCTCGCCGGCGAGATCGAGGCGCTCGGCATCAGCGCGGTGGTCGTCGGCGATGCGTGCGAGGCGGGACTGCTCCCGGGGGCGATTGCGCAGGGACATCGCGCGGGGCGAGAGATCTGA